A section of the Rhodospirillales bacterium genome encodes:
- the rho gene encoding transcription termination factor Rho: MDLQELKTRSPAELLAFAEELDIENCASMRKQDMMFAVLKQLAEQGVQINGSGVLEVLQDGFGFLRSPEENYLPGPDDIYISPSQVKRFGLRTGDTIDGEIRAPKDNERYFALVKVNTINHESPEKLRHRINFDNLTPLYPERKIKLELPDPTKKNYTQRIIELVSPLGFGQRALIVAPPRTGKTIMMQNIAHSIAENHPESYLIVLLIDERPEEVTDMARSVKGEVISSTFDEPASRHVQVAEMVMEKAKRLVEHKRDVIILLDSITRLARAYNTVVPSSGKVLTGGVDANALQRPKRFFGAARNIEQGGSLTIIATALIETGSRMDEVIFEEFKGTGNAEIVLERKIADKRVFPAIDIQKSGTRKEELLVPRDQLQKMWILRRILNPMGTIDAVEFLIDKLKDTKTNDDFFQAMNG; encoded by the coding sequence ATGGATCTTCAGGAATTAAAGACACGTTCCCCCGCCGAGCTTCTGGCTTTCGCCGAGGAGCTGGATATCGAAAACTGCGCCTCGATGCGCAAACAGGACATGATGTTCGCCGTCCTGAAGCAACTGGCCGAGCAGGGCGTACAGATCAACGGTTCCGGCGTTTTGGAGGTATTGCAGGACGGTTTCGGGTTCCTGCGCTCCCCCGAGGAAAACTACCTGCCCGGGCCGGACGATATTTACATCAGCCCCAGCCAGGTCAAACGCTTTGGCCTGCGCACCGGCGACACGATCGACGGCGAGATCCGCGCGCCCAAGGACAACGAACGGTATTTCGCGCTGGTCAAGGTCAACACCATCAACCACGAGTCGCCGGAAAAGCTGCGCCACCGCATCAATTTCGACAATCTGACCCCGCTGTATCCGGAGCGCAAGATCAAGCTGGAGCTGCCGGATCCCACCAAGAAAAACTACACCCAGCGCATCATCGAACTGGTTTCACCGCTTGGTTTCGGCCAGCGCGCGCTGATCGTCGCGCCGCCGCGTACCGGCAAGACCATCATGATGCAGAACATCGCGCATTCGATTGCCGAGAACCATCCGGAATCCTATCTGATCGTGCTTTTGATCGACGAGCGCCCCGAGGAAGTGACGGACATGGCCCGTTCGGTGAAGGGCGAGGTTATTTCCTCCACCTTCGACGAACCGGCGTCCCGCCACGTGCAGGTGGCTGAAATGGTCATGGAAAAGGCCAAGCGTCTGGTCGAGCACAAGCGCGACGTCATCATCCTTCTCGATTCCATCACGCGTCTTGCGCGCGCCTACAACACCGTCGTGCCGTCGTCCGGCAAGGTTCTGACGGGCGGCGTGGACGCCAACGCGCTGCAGCGTCCGAAACGCTTTTTCGGCGCGGCACGCAATATCGAACAGGGCGGGTCTTTGACCATCATCGCAACGGCCTTGATCGAAACCGGCAGCCGGATGGACGAGGTCATCTTCGAGGAATTCAAGGGCACGGGTAACGCCGAAATCGTGCTGGAGCGCAAGATCGCCGACAAGCGCGTCTTCCCCGCCATCGACATCCAGAAATCCGGTACGCGGAAAGAGGAACTTCTGGTTCCGCGCGACCAGTTGCAGAAAATGTGGATTTTGCGCCGCATCCTCAACCCGATGGGCACGATCGACGCGGTCGAATTCCTGATCGACAAGCTCAAAGACACCAAGACCAACGACGATTTCTTTCAGGCAATGAACGGTTAA
- the hemJ gene encoding protoporphyrinogen oxidase HemJ, translated as MLDFLYAHYLWLKAGHVISMVAWMAGMFYLPRLFVYHCTAAPGSELSETLKVMERRLLRAIINPAMIATWVFGGLMLWANPGLLHFGWMHIKLTAVLLLQVVHAMLARHRKQFAADANVHSDKYYRVLNEVPTVLLIVIVIMVIVQPSF; from the coding sequence ATGCTGGATTTTTTATACGCCCATTATCTGTGGCTGAAGGCCGGGCACGTGATTTCGATGGTCGCGTGGATGGCGGGCATGTTTTATCTGCCGCGGTTGTTCGTCTATCACTGCACGGCCGCGCCGGGGTCGGAATTATCGGAAACGCTCAAGGTCATGGAGCGCCGGCTTTTGCGCGCGATCATCAATCCGGCGATGATCGCGACATGGGTGTTCGGCGGGTTGATGCTGTGGGCCAACCCCGGTTTGCTGCATTTCGGGTGGATGCACATCAAGCTGACGGCGGTGTTGTTGTTACAGGTCGTGCACGCGATGCTGGCGCGGCACCGTAAACAGTTCGCGGCCGACGCCAATGTGCATTCGGATAAATATTACCGGGTGCTGAACGAGGTGCCGACCGTGCTTTTGATCGTCATCGTCATCATGGTGATCGTACAGCCGTCGTTTTAG
- the hemH gene encoding ferrochelatase: MRPQIAVVLFNLGGPDSRETIRPFLMNFFMDRNIIPVPRPLRYLIAWYIAFTRSRKQAGASYARLGNKSPLLENSLAQARALESVLNTDGQADFKVHVCMRYWHPMADMVAAQVKAENPDQVILLPLYPQFSTTTTWSSLEQWQDAARGQGLDMPSALVCCYPKQSGFVGAAAALVRSYYDAARIDAESAGLPAPRVLFSAHGLPEDVIRKGDPYQWQCEESARAIAAATGIENLDWQICYQSRVGPKRWTGPSVEMALEKAAKDGVPVVIFPHAFTQEHVETLVEIEEEYRHLAGQIGIKGFTRVPTVSVHAAFIAGLADMVRSRAGTAGIAADVGGRICPSGFTRCCMGMGVRLEGAQACDVRAPQV, from the coding sequence ATGAGGCCGCAGATCGCCGTGGTGCTTTTCAATCTGGGCGGGCCGGATTCACGTGAAACCATCCGTCCATTCCTGATGAATTTTTTCATGGACCGCAACATCATCCCGGTGCCGCGTCCGCTTCGTTATCTAATCGCGTGGTACATCGCGTTCACGCGCAGCCGCAAACAGGCGGGCGCCTCCTATGCGCGGCTGGGCAACAAGTCGCCGCTGCTGGAAAACAGTCTTGCGCAGGCCCGCGCGCTTGAAAGTGTTCTAAACACGGACGGTCAGGCAGATTTCAAGGTGCATGTATGCATGCGCTATTGGCACCCGATGGCGGATATGGTTGCGGCGCAGGTCAAGGCCGAGAACCCGGACCAGGTTATATTGCTGCCGCTTTATCCGCAGTTCTCGACGACGACGACGTGGTCGTCGCTGGAGCAATGGCAGGATGCGGCCCGTGGGCAGGGGCTGGACATGCCAAGCGCGCTTGTATGCTGTTATCCAAAACAAAGCGGGTTTGTTGGTGCAGCCGCCGCGCTGGTGCGCAGTTATTACGATGCGGCGCGGATCGATGCGGAAAGCGCGGGGTTGCCCGCGCCACGCGTTTTGTTTTCTGCGCACGGACTGCCCGAAGACGTGATCCGCAAGGGCGATCCGTATCAATGGCAATGCGAAGAATCGGCACGGGCGATCGCCGCGGCCACAGGCATCGAGAATCTTGATTGGCAGATTTGTTATCAAAGCCGGGTTGGACCCAAGCGCTGGACCGGCCCGTCGGTCGAGATGGCTCTAGAAAAGGCAGCGAAGGACGGTGTGCCCGTGGTGATTTTTCCGCATGCCTTTACGCAGGAGCATGTCGAGACGCTGGTGGAGATCGAGGAGGAATACCGCCATCTAGCTGGGCAAATCGGCATCAAGGGCTTTACCCGCGTGCCGACGGTTTCGGTGCATGCGGCATTTATCGCTGGACTGGCCGATATGGTGCGCTCGCGTGCCGGAACGGCTGGCATCGCAGCGGATGTGGGCGGGCGGATATGTCCGTCGGGTTTTACGCGTTGTTGCATGGGTATGGGGGTGCGGCTTGAAGGCGCGCAAGCCTGCGACGTGCGCGCGCCGCAGGTTTAA
- a CDS encoding uroporphyrinogen decarboxylase, whose amino-acid sequence MDEAVIVQAWKGRKTDVIPLWLMRQAGRYLPEYRALRAKAGGFLDMVYNPGLAAEITLQPLRRFDLDAAILFSDILVVPHALGQDLRFAEGEGPVLGDLDIGKLDEGRVAGFLAPVIETVAKVRDGLPRGKALIGFAGSPWTVASYMVEGRGGHDFSRIRGMEAGKLQILIDILVRSSVAYLDAQIRAGAQAVQLFESWAGALGGADFERWVIAPNRAIVSALKTQHPDVPVIGFPRTDNREDVVRYAHETGVDAVGLSQGIEPAWAAKAIQNQVCVQGNLDPALLLAGGDTMTAGARAVCDKLGGGPFVFNLGHGVDKMTNPDHVSQLVETIHGFKGNAA is encoded by the coding sequence ATGGATGAAGCGGTGATTGTACAGGCTTGGAAGGGTCGAAAGACGGATGTCATCCCGTTATGGCTGATGCGCCAGGCGGGACGGTATCTACCGGAATATCGCGCTTTGCGGGCGAAAGCGGGCGGATTTCTGGATATGGTTTACAACCCGGGGTTGGCGGCGGAGATCACGTTGCAGCCGTTGCGGCGTTTCGATCTGGATGCCGCGATTTTGTTTTCGGACATTCTGGTGGTGCCGCATGCGCTGGGTCAGGATCTGCGTTTTGCGGAAGGGGAAGGACCGGTTCTGGGGGATCTGGATATCGGGAAACTGGACGAAGGCCGGGTGGCCGGGTTTCTGGCACCGGTCATCGAGACGGTTGCCAAGGTCCGGGACGGGTTGCCGCGCGGCAAGGCGTTGATCGGTTTTGCGGGCAGTCCATGGACGGTTGCAAGCTACATGGTCGAAGGGCGCGGCGGGCATGATTTTTCCCGGATTCGCGGTATGGAGGCGGGAAAGCTGCAAATTCTGATCGATATTCTGGTGCGGTCCAGCGTTGCGTATCTTGACGCCCAGATCCGCGCCGGGGCGCAGGCAGTGCAATTGTTTGAAAGCTGGGCCGGGGCGCTTGGCGGCGCGGATTTCGAACGTTGGGTCATCGCGCCCAACCGGGCTATCGTGTCCGCGCTTAAAACGCAGCATCCGGACGTGCCGGTGATCGGTTTTCCGCGCACCGACAACCGCGAGGATGTGGTGCGTTACGCGCACGAAACCGGCGTTGATGCGGTGGGGTTGAGTCAGGGGATAGAGCCCGCATGGGCGGCCAAAGCAATCCAGAATCAGGTTTGCGTGCAGGGCAATCTCGATCCCGCGCTTTTGCTGGCGGGCGGGGATACGATGACGGCAGGTGCGCGGGCGGTTTGTGACAAGCTAGGCGGCGGGCCGTTCGTGTTCAATCTGGGTCATGGGGTTGATAAAATGACCAACCCTGACCATGTTTCGCAACTGGTTGAAACGATTCACGGATTCAAAGGAAACGCAGCATGA
- a CDS encoding kinase/pyrophosphorylase, translated as MAERFYLHLVSDATGTTLHGIARACLAQFEGAVPVEKFWNFIRSEEQLDQVIEGIAETPGPVLFTLVERPLRRRLRDACTRLNVPAVPVLDPILRGLSHYLGQTSREKPAAQYELNTAYFERIDAVDFAMHHDDGQNLETIDDADVVLVGASRTSKTPTSIYLANRGIKTANIPLVPGHTVPPEAFCYEGPLYVGLVESPERLVEIRTNRLKSGEVLDRRFADTAYLSIDAVGDEIRAARRLFAAHDWPVIDVTRRSVEETAAEIMTLLNRRDPGRVLL; from the coding sequence ATGGCCGAACGTTTTTATCTGCATCTGGTTTCCGACGCCACCGGCACGACGCTGCACGGCATTGCCCGCGCTTGCCTTGCGCAGTTTGAAGGTGCGGTGCCGGTCGAAAAATTCTGGAATTTCATCCGTTCGGAAGAACAGCTCGATCAGGTGATCGAGGGCATCGCCGAAACGCCGGGTCCGGTCCTTTTCACGCTGGTCGAACGCCCGTTGCGCCGCAGGTTGCGCGACGCCTGCACCCGCCTGAACGTGCCGGCTGTGCCGGTGCTCGACCCGATCCTGCGTGGACTTTCGCATTATCTGGGCCAGACCTCGCGCGAAAAACCGGCCGCGCAATACGAACTCAACACCGCCTATTTTGAACGCATCGACGCGGTGGATTTCGCCATGCACCACGACGATGGCCAGAATCTGGAAACGATCGACGATGCCGACGTGGTTCTGGTCGGCGCTTCGCGCACTTCGAAAACGCCGACCTCAATCTATCTGGCCAATCGCGGCATCAAGACCGCGAATATCCCGCTGGTGCCCGGCCATACGGTCCCGCCCGAGGCGTTTTGTTACGAAGGCCCGTTATACGTGGGGCTGGTCGAATCGCCGGAGCGGCTGGTGGAAATCCGCACCAACCGCCTGAAAAGCGGCGAAGTGCTGGACCGTCGTTTTGCCGATACCGCCTATCTTTCGATTGACGCGGTGGGCGACGAGATCCGCGCCGCCCGCCGCCTGTTCGCGGCACATGACTGGCCGGTGATCGACGTCACCCGCCGCTCGGTCGAGGAAACCGCCGCCGAAATCATGACCCTTTTGAACCGGCGCGACCCGGGCCGGGTGCTTCTATGA
- a CDS encoding shikimate dehydrogenase: MTAKAAVIGWPLRHTRSPLIHNHWLAAYGIDGRYDARPIAPENLSDDVARMVDQSYVGFNVTVPHKQTVMDLLDHLHPDAARIGAVNTVVIRPDATLEGRNTDAFGFVENLRANAPDAAWQNGPAVVLGAGGAARAVVCALVDAGLTDIRICNRTVERARALAAAFSPATAHGWDAIPELAGDAALVVNTTTLGMEGQAPLTFDFTHLRSGALVNDIVYTPLVTPFLAAARDAGHPVVTGIGMLLHQARPAFQAWFGVMPDIDAGLMQKVLA; this comes from the coding sequence ATGACCGCGAAGGCCGCCGTCATCGGATGGCCGCTGCGCCATACCAGATCGCCGCTGATCCACAATCACTGGCTGGCCGCCTATGGCATAGACGGACGCTACGACGCCCGGCCAATCGCGCCCGAAAATCTGTCCGACGACGTGGCCCGCATGGTGGATCAATCCTATGTCGGCTTCAACGTCACCGTGCCGCACAAACAGACGGTGATGGATCTGCTCGATCACCTGCACCCCGATGCCGCGCGCATCGGCGCGGTGAATACCGTCGTCATCCGTCCCGACGCCACGCTGGAAGGCCGCAATACCGACGCCTTCGGGTTCGTCGAAAACCTGCGCGCAAATGCGCCCGATGCCGCATGGCAAAACGGACCCGCCGTGGTGCTTGGCGCGGGCGGCGCGGCCCGCGCGGTTGTCTGCGCCCTTGTGGATGCGGGGCTGACGGACATCCGTATATGCAACCGCACGGTTGAACGCGCCCGGGCATTGGCCGCCGCCTTTTCGCCCGCCACCGCCCATGGCTGGGATGCGATACCCGAACTGGCCGGCGATGCGGCGCTGGTCGTCAACACCACGACGCTGGGTATGGAGGGACAGGCGCCGCTTACATTCGATTTTACGCACCTGCGTTCGGGCGCGCTGGTCAACGATATCGTCTATACCCCGCTGGTCACGCCGTTTCTGGCCGCCGCGCGCGATGCCGGGCACCCGGTCGTCACCGGCATCGGCATGTTGTTGCATCAGGCGCGCCCGGCCTTTCAGGCATGGTTCGGCGTAATGCCGGATATCGACGCCGGATTGATGCAAAAGGTGCTGGCATGA
- a CDS encoding dephospho-CoA kinase, giving the protein MIVAGLTGSIGMGKSVLASQLRRLGVPVHASDEAVHRLLARGGAAVPAIRALWPKTVENGAVDRKKLGVVVFSDPAARQRLESILHPLVRRESERFLREQRRKGMKIAVLDIPLLYETGQAGRFDHVICVTAPHFVQKRRVLSRKNMTEDRFNTILKLQIPDAIKRARADSVINTAHGYRGSLGTLKKVLKALSAAKTGA; this is encoded by the coding sequence ATGATCGTGGCCGGGCTGACAGGGTCGATCGGCATGGGCAAATCGGTGCTGGCTTCGCAGCTTCGCCGTCTGGGCGTGCCGGTCCACGCCTCGGACGAAGCGGTGCACCGCCTGCTTGCCCGGGGCGGGGCCGCCGTGCCCGCGATTCGCGCTTTGTGGCCCAAAACTGTCGAAAACGGTGCGGTCGACCGTAAAAAACTCGGTGTCGTCGTCTTTTCCGATCCCGCCGCGCGCCAAAGGCTGGAATCCATCCTTCATCCGCTGGTACGGCGGGAATCCGAACGCTTTTTACGTGAACAGCGCCGCAAGGGTATGAAAATCGCGGTTCTGGACATTCCCTTGCTGTATGAAACAGGGCAGGCAGGTCGTTTTGACCATGTCATCTGTGTCACCGCGCCACATTTTGTCCAAAAACGCCGGGTACTTTCACGCAAGAACATGACCGAAGACCGTTTCAACACCATCCTCAAACTTCAGATTCCTGATGCGATCAAACGCGCGCGCGCGGATTCGGTAATCAACACGGCCCACGGTTATCGCGGCTCGCTTGGCACGCTTAAAAAAGTGCTCAAGGCTCTTTCCGCCGCGAAGACGGGCGCGTGA
- a CDS encoding glutamine amidotransferase: MTGQNNTNTQCTVWAFVHVSHEDLGSFEHVLRDYGIAPRIFLAGDSDIECLDPAEPDLLIVMGGPMGVYEADRYPFLHHEIRFVERRIALGKPVLGICLGAQIMAAALGARVYRGTVGREIGWRPVSVNAAGMRTPLRYLDRTECTCVHWHGDTFDLPRGAELLASSELYPHQAFRLGDCALALQFHPEVTEAKLERWYARLIDDIRESGQTVDGLRAQAARMGDTLRQCNRLFFVEWLENVAPSLLAHRHKPLVEAMPDTMPDAVVDAN; this comes from the coding sequence ATGACCGGACAAAACAACACGAACACGCAATGCACGGTCTGGGCCTTTGTCCATGTCTCGCACGAGGATCTGGGGTCTTTTGAACACGTATTGCGCGATTACGGCATTGCACCGCGCATTTTTCTAGCGGGCGACAGCGATATCGAATGCCTTGATCCTGCCGAACCCGACTTGCTGATCGTGATGGGCGGGCCGATGGGCGTGTACGAGGCCGACCGTTACCCCTTCCTGCATCACGAAATCCGTTTCGTCGAACGCCGTATCGCGCTGGGCAAACCCGTTCTTGGCATCTGCCTTGGTGCCCAGATCATGGCGGCGGCGCTGGGCGCGCGGGTCTATCGCGGCACGGTGGGGCGTGAAATCGGCTGGCGTCCGGTTTCGGTCAACGCGGCAGGCATGCGCACGCCGCTGCGTTACCTGGACCGCACGGAATGCACCTGCGTACACTGGCATGGCGACACCTTCGACCTGCCGCGCGGGGCGGAGCTTCTGGCCTCGTCCGAGCTATACCCGCATCAGGCTTTCCGCCTCGGCGACTGCGCGCTTGCGCTGCAATTCCACCCCGAGGTGACGGAAGCCAAGCTCGAACGCTGGTACGCCCGTCTGATCGACGATATTCGTGAATCCGGACAGACCGTCGACGGCCTGCGCGCACAGGCCGCGCGCATGGGCGACACGCTACGGCAATGCAACCGCCTGTTTTTCGTCGAATGGCTGGAAAACGTGGCTCCGTCGCTTTTGGCGCATCGTCACAAGCCCTTGGTTGAAGCCATGCCTGACACCATGCCCGACGCCGTAGTTGACGCGAACTAA
- the dnaQ gene encoding DNA polymerase III subunit epsilon: MREIVFDTETTGMDPASGDRIVEIGAVELVNHVPTGRTLHLYLNPERDVPAEAVAVHGLSYEFLKGHPTFAEVVDKFVDFIADDILVAHNAEFDIKFVNAELRTLGFPAIAPRRVVDTVQIARRKFPGAPASLDALCRRFGVDLSERSLHGALLDSQLLAVVYLELLGGRQHGLGLDAPAAEKTAGDAAAPEIAAPRVARPPRSFAPTPEEAEAHAAMVEKLKNPIWKKLA, encoded by the coding sequence ATGCGTGAAATCGTCTTCGATACCGAAACCACGGGCATGGACCCGGCCAGCGGCGACCGCATCGTCGAAATCGGCGCGGTCGAACTGGTCAACCACGTTCCCACTGGCCGCACCCTGCATCTTTACCTCAACCCGGAACGCGACGTCCCGGCCGAGGCGGTGGCCGTGCACGGCCTGAGCTACGAGTTCCTGAAAGGCCATCCGACCTTCGCCGAGGTCGTGGACAAATTCGTCGATTTCATCGCCGACGACATTCTGGTCGCGCACAACGCGGAATTTGATATCAAATTCGTCAATGCCGAACTGCGCACGCTGGGCTTTCCGGCAATCGCGCCGCGCCGCGTCGTCGACACGGTCCAGATCGCGCGCCGCAAGTTTCCGGGCGCGCCCGCAAGCCTTGACGCGCTTTGCCGCCGTTTCGGCGTCGATCTTTCCGAACGCTCGCTGCACGGCGCGCTGCTCGATTCCCAACTCCTTGCCGTGGTGTATCTTGAATTATTGGGCGGCCGTCAGCACGGTCTAGGCCTCGACGCCCCGGCGGCGGAAAAAACGGCTGGCGATGCCGCGGCGCCTGAAATCGCGGCTCCGCGCGTGGCGCGCCCGCCGCGCAGCTTCGCCCCCACGCCGGAGGAGGCGGAAGCCCACGCCGCGATGGTCGAAAAACTAAAAAATCCGATCTGGAAAAAACTGGCCTAG
- the secB gene encoding protein-export chaperone SecB — translation MTQAPETGETSQNPDQPQTARVVPLTVHAQYIKDLSFENPSAPQSLLPGQAVPKMGVNVTLDARKIEGPGQVPDTTTFEVLLHVEASARREQDVVFLVQLDYAVVCSVAAAVPEQHHHPLLMIEIPKLAFPFARQILAEVTSQAGFPPLLLNPVDFEGMYREQYLAQAQAANKKAV, via the coding sequence ATGACACAGGCGCCCGAAACCGGCGAAACCAGCCAAAACCCGGACCAGCCACAAACCGCGCGGGTCGTGCCGTTGACGGTCCATGCCCAATATATCAAGGACCTGTCGTTTGAAAACCCCTCGGCCCCGCAAAGCCTTCTGCCGGGACAGGCCGTGCCGAAAATGGGCGTCAACGTCACGCTGGACGCACGCAAGATCGAAGGGCCGGGTCAAGTGCCGGATACGACGACTTTCGAGGTCTTGCTGCATGTCGAGGCCAGCGCGCGGCGCGAACAGGACGTCGTTTTTCTGGTCCAACTGGATTATGCGGTCGTGTGCTCGGTCGCGGCGGCCGTGCCGGAACAGCATCACCACCCGTTACTGATGATCGAGATTCCGAAGCTGGCTTTTCCGTTCGCCCGGCAGATTCTGGCCGAGGTGACATCGCAGGCCGGGTTCCCGCCCTTGTTGCTCAACCCCGTCGATTTCGAGGGCATGTACCGGGAGCAGTATCTGGCGCAGGCGCAGGCCGCGAACAAAAAGGCGGTCTAG
- a CDS encoding Tim44 domain-containing protein, with protein sequence MNIANIPADILVYAAIAVVLLVWLRGVLGTRSGAERQRPNPFAVPADAGSATGKNVETALPRGAPPSSGTPLDATLVRIALADRAFDPARFVENAKQAFTMVVTAFAKADRRTLRDLLSPDVYRSFDSALAGRERAGQTAEAEVLSVLDAKIIDAALDGKTARVTLRIRAEETYALIDSAGKTVAGNADRVVIMTDVWTFARDVKSGDPRWFLSETRDDVKEDDGMTLPEAGTAA encoded by the coding sequence ATGAATATCGCAAACATACCCGCCGACATTCTGGTTTACGCGGCGATCGCCGTGGTCCTGCTGGTCTGGCTGCGCGGCGTGCTGGGCACCCGTTCGGGTGCCGAACGCCAGCGCCCGAACCCCTTCGCCGTCCCTGCCGATGCGGGTTCCGCCACTGGAAAAAATGTGGAAACCGCCCTGCCGCGCGGCGCGCCGCCTTCGTCCGGCACGCCGCTTGACGCGACGCTGGTGCGCATCGCGCTGGCCGACCGCGCCTTCGATCCCGCGCGCTTCGTTGAAAACGCGAAACAGGCCTTTACGATGGTGGTGACGGCCTTTGCCAAGGCCGACCGCCGCACCCTGCGCGACCTGCTTTCGCCCGACGTCTATCGCAGTTTCGATTCCGCGCTGGCTGGCCGCGAACGCGCGGGCCAGACGGCCGAGGCCGAGGTGCTTTCGGTGCTTGACGCCAAGATCATCGACGCCGCGCTGGATGGAAAAACCGCGCGCGTGACCCTGCGCATCCGGGCCGAGGAAACCTACGCCCTGATCGATTCCGCGGGCAAGACCGTCGCCGGCAACGCCGACCGTGTCGTGATCATGACCGATGTCTGGACCTTCGCGCGCGACGTCAAATCCGGCGATCCGCGCTGGTTTTTAAGCGAAACGCGCGACGACGTGAAGGAAGACGACGGCATGACCCTGCCCGAGGCGGGCACGGCGGCCTGA
- a CDS encoding histidine triad nucleotide-binding protein, with amino-acid sequence MAYDSSNIFARILAGEIPCKPVFEDEHVLAFNDIHPQAPVHVLVIPKGAYVSLSDFATKAAPIEQTAFFAAVGKIVADLGLDAQGYRVIANAGANGGQEVPHFHLHILGGRNLGRMLARVED; translated from the coding sequence ATGGCTTACGATTCCAGCAACATCTTCGCGCGCATCCTTGCCGGCGAAATTCCCTGCAAGCCGGTGTTCGAGGACGAGCACGTGCTGGCCTTCAACGACATCCATCCGCAGGCACCGGTGCATGTGTTGGTGATTCCCAAGGGCGCGTACGTGTCCTTAAGCGATTTTGCGACGAAGGCCGCACCGATAGAGCAGACCGCGTTTTTCGCGGCGGTGGGAAAAATCGTCGCCGATCTGGGTCTTGATGCGCAGGGTTACCGCGTCATCGCCAATGCGGGCGCAAACGGCGGACAGGAAGTGCCGCATTTCCATTTGCACATACTGGGCGGCCGCAATCTGGGCCGGATGCTGGCCCGCGTCGAAGATTGA